One genomic region from Pseudomonas sp. R5-89-07 encodes:
- a CDS encoding helix-turn-helix domain-containing protein produces MSGIGSRLRQERERLGLSQKAFGEIGGVEANAQGKYESGGRAPKADYLSRVAERGVDILYVLTGTATPIQLEHLSQLEEKVLVDYRAMFKEDQDAIRRLTSTLAEHSLSLGGKIKPGPQNS; encoded by the coding sequence ATGAGTGGAATCGGCTCACGTTTAAGGCAAGAGAGAGAGCGACTTGGCCTGTCGCAAAAAGCGTTTGGTGAAATCGGCGGTGTAGAGGCTAACGCCCAAGGCAAATACGAAAGCGGCGGACGTGCACCCAAGGCCGACTACCTGTCGCGTGTGGCCGAGAGAGGCGTGGATATCCTGTACGTGTTGACCGGGACCGCCACGCCGATTCAACTGGAACATCTGAGCCAGCTTGAAGAAAAAGTGCTGGTTGATTACCGGGCGATGTTCAAGGAAGACCAGGATGCAATCCGCCGCCTGACATCGACCTTGGCCGAGCATTCCCTTTCTCTCGGTGGAAAAATCAAGCCTGGGCCGCAGAATTCCTGA
- the uvrY gene encoding UvrY/SirA/GacA family response regulator transcription factor has translation MIRVLVVDDHDLVRTGITRMLADIDGLQVVGQAESGEESLIKARELKPDVVLMDVKMPGIGGLGATTKLLRSHPDIKVVVVTVCEEDPFPTRLLQAGAAGYLTKGAGLAEMVQAIRLVFAGQRYISPQIAQQLAIKSFQPTSESPFDALSEREIQIALMIVGCQKVQSISDKLCLSPKTVNTYRYRIFEKLAISSDVELTLLAVRHGMVDASA, from the coding sequence TTGATTAGGGTGCTAGTAGTCGATGACCATGATCTCGTTCGTACAGGCATTACACGAATGCTGGCTGACATCGACGGCCTGCAAGTAGTCGGCCAGGCCGAGTCGGGGGAGGAGTCTCTGATCAAGGCCCGGGAATTGAAACCCGATGTGGTGTTGATGGACGTCAAGATGCCGGGTATCGGCGGCCTTGGCGCTACGACCAAATTATTGCGCAGCCATCCCGATATCAAGGTTGTGGTGGTGACGGTGTGCGAGGAAGACCCGTTTCCAACGCGTCTTCTGCAGGCGGGGGCCGCGGGTTACCTGACCAAAGGCGCCGGCCTGGCGGAAATGGTGCAAGCCATTCGCCTGGTATTTGCCGGCCAGCGCTACATCAGCCCGCAGATTGCCCAGCAGTTGGCCATCAAATCCTTCCAGCCCACCAGCGAATCGCCGTTTGATGCGCTGTCGGAGCGGGAAATCCAGATTGCCTTGATGATCGTCGGGTGCCAGAAGGTGCAGTCGATCTCCGACAAGCTGTGCCTGTCACCCAAAACCGTCAACACCTACCGCTATCGCATCTTCGAGAAACTCGCCATCAGCAGTGATGTTGAATTGACCCTGCTCGCGGTACGCCACGGCATGGTGGACGCCAGCGCCTGA
- the uvrC gene encoding excinuclease ABC subunit UvrC, with protein MTTPFDPSAFLSTCSGRPGVYRMFDSEARLLYVGKAKNLKNRLASYFRKTGLAPKTAALVARIAQVETTITANETEALLLEQTLIKEWRPPYNILLRDDKSYPYVFLSDGDFPRLSIHRGAKKQKGKYFGPYPSAGAIRESLSLLQKTFFVRQCEDSFYKNRTRPCLQYQIKRCKAPCVGLVEPAEYAEDVRHSVMFLEGRSNALTDELSGAMEQAASTLDFEKAAELRDQISLLRRVQDQQSMEGGTGDVDVIAAFVNPGGACVHLISVRGGRVLGSKNFFPQTGIDEDVSEVMAAFLGQYYVSSPERDLPSELIVNVVHEDFPTLIEAIHELRGRELDISHRVRGTRARWQQLAVTNAEQALGARLANRQHVAARFEALAEVLNLDEPPQRLECYDISHSSGEATVASCVVFGPEGPIKADYRRYNIEGVTAGDDYAAMHQALTRRFSKLKDGEGKLPDILLVDGGKGQLSMARDVLNELAVPDLILLGVAKGATRKAGFETLYLNDAAHEFTLKGDSPALHLIQQIRDEAHRFAITGHRARRGKTRRTSTLEGVAGVGPTRRRDLLKHFGGLQELSRASIDEIAKAPGISKKLAELIYANLHSE; from the coding sequence ATGACCACACCGTTCGATCCAAGTGCCTTCCTCTCGACGTGCAGCGGCCGCCCCGGCGTGTACCGTATGTTCGACAGCGAGGCGCGGCTGCTCTACGTGGGCAAGGCCAAGAACCTGAAAAACCGTCTGGCGAGCTATTTTCGCAAGACCGGTCTCGCGCCGAAAACCGCTGCCCTGGTGGCGCGCATCGCCCAAGTCGAAACCACCATCACCGCCAATGAAACGGAAGCGCTGCTGCTTGAGCAAACGCTGATCAAGGAATGGCGGCCACCGTATAACATCCTGCTGCGTGACGATAAGTCTTACCCTTACGTATTTCTGTCGGATGGCGACTTCCCCCGACTGAGCATTCACCGTGGCGCGAAGAAGCAGAAGGGCAAGTATTTCGGGCCTTACCCCAGTGCCGGTGCCATTCGCGAGAGCTTGAGCCTGCTGCAGAAAACGTTTTTTGTGCGCCAGTGTGAAGACAGTTTCTACAAGAACCGTACGCGGCCGTGCCTGCAGTACCAGATCAAGCGCTGCAAGGCACCCTGTGTGGGCCTGGTGGAGCCGGCAGAGTACGCCGAGGATGTGCGTCACTCGGTGATGTTCCTCGAGGGGCGCAGCAATGCGCTGACCGATGAACTGTCCGGGGCCATGGAGCAGGCGGCCAGTACTCTGGATTTCGAGAAGGCCGCCGAACTGCGCGACCAGATTTCACTGCTGCGCCGCGTCCAGGACCAGCAAAGCATGGAAGGCGGCACTGGCGACGTCGACGTGATCGCCGCGTTCGTCAACCCCGGTGGCGCCTGTGTGCACCTGATCAGCGTGCGTGGCGGGCGGGTACTGGGCAGCAAGAATTTTTTCCCGCAGACCGGTATCGATGAAGACGTTTCCGAGGTGATGGCCGCGTTTCTCGGCCAATACTATGTGAGCAGCCCTGAGCGCGACCTGCCGTCCGAGCTTATCGTCAATGTGGTCCACGAAGATTTCCCGACCTTGATCGAGGCGATCCACGAACTGCGCGGCCGTGAACTGGACATCAGCCACCGCGTTCGTGGTACCCGCGCCCGCTGGCAGCAGCTTGCCGTGACCAACGCCGAACAGGCCCTGGGCGCGCGCCTGGCCAATCGACAGCACGTTGCCGCGCGCTTTGAAGCCTTGGCCGAGGTCCTCAACCTGGACGAGCCGCCCCAGCGCCTGGAATGCTACGACATCAGCCACTCCAGCGGCGAAGCTACCGTGGCCTCCTGTGTGGTGTTCGGCCCTGAAGGCCCGATCAAGGCCGACTACCGGCGTTATAACATCGAAGGCGTCACCGCTGGCGATGACTACGCCGCCATGCATCAGGCTCTCACAAGGCGCTTCAGCAAGCTGAAGGACGGGGAGGGTAAATTGCCCGATATCCTGTTGGTGGACGGCGGCAAGGGCCAGTTATCCATGGCCCGCGACGTGCTCAACGAACTGGCCGTGCCCGACCTGATCCTGCTGGGCGTAGCCAAGGGCGCCACGCGCAAGGCCGGTTTCGAGACGTTGTACTTGAATGATGCCGCCCATGAGTTCACCTTGAAGGGCGACTCGCCGGCCCTGCACCTGATCCAGCAGATTCGCGACGAAGCTCACCGCTTCGCCATTACCGGCCACCGTGCACGACGCGGCAAGACCCGCCGAACCTCAACCCTGGAAGGGGTGGCGGGGGTCGGGCCGACGCGGCGTCGCGACTTGCTTAAACATTTTGGTGGCTTGCAGGAGCTCTCCCGTGCCAGCATTGACGAAATAGCCAAAGCACCCGGTATCAGTAAAAAGCTCGCTGAATTGATTTATGCCAATCTGCACAGCGAATAG
- the pgsA gene encoding CDP-diacylglycerol--glycerol-3-phosphate 3-phosphatidyltransferase, with product MNIPNLITVLRVLLIPIFILLFYLPYEWSYVASSSVFAFAAATDWLDGYLARRLEQSTPFGAFLDPVADKLMVAVALVLLVQEHGNLWLTLPAAVIIGREIVVSALREWMAEIGARAHVAVSNMGKWKTAAQMLALVILLANPSDFSFWVLTGYALLLIAAGLTLWSMLQYLRAAWPHLRTTVEKK from the coding sequence ATGAATATCCCTAATCTGATCACCGTTCTACGCGTTCTGCTTATCCCGATTTTTATCCTGCTGTTCTATTTGCCGTATGAATGGAGCTACGTGGCGTCCAGTTCGGTATTCGCCTTCGCCGCCGCCACCGACTGGCTCGACGGCTACCTGGCGCGCCGCCTGGAGCAAAGCACCCCGTTCGGCGCGTTCCTCGACCCGGTGGCCGACAAACTCATGGTCGCCGTGGCCCTGGTGCTGCTGGTGCAGGAGCACGGCAACCTGTGGTTGACTTTGCCGGCCGCCGTGATCATCGGTCGCGAGATCGTCGTCTCGGCCCTGCGCGAATGGATGGCCGAAATCGGCGCCCGCGCCCACGTCGCCGTGTCGAACATGGGCAAATGGAAAACCGCCGCGCAGATGCTCGCGCTGGTCATCCTGCTGGCCAACCCGTCGGACTTCTCGTTCTGGGTGCTCACCGGCTACGCCTTGCTGCTCATCGCCGCGGGCCTGACGCTGTGGTCCATGCTGCAATATCTGCGCGCCGCCTGGCCTCACCTTCGCACCACCGTTGAAAAGAAATAA